A genomic stretch from Helianthus annuus cultivar XRQ/B chromosome 1, HanXRQr2.0-SUNRISE, whole genome shotgun sequence includes:
- the LOC110876504 gene encoding G-type lectin S-receptor-like serine/threonine-protein kinase LECRK3 isoform X2 translates to MALIPICLISLAMLLHFVAAQQTNGSVSVGASLTATPDAKPWLSSSGEFAFGFKQIQGTDKFLLSIWYDKIPNKTIIWYPEDGPTVATGSKVDLVNRRGLVLRDPQGKEVWSSGSISDLANGYMNDTGNFVIVGRNSSNIWESFDHPADTIVPTQVVARGGPAINSRMGETNFAGGKFQLRMLLDGNLVLNTRDRFTGTPDNAYYISNTLDSTNSTNSGDQLIFDATGYMYILRRNGQRVTLTEDSPPSGDYYHRATLDSDGVFTQYYYPKNGTETTSWEVAWFVPENICTSRDSKACGLNNVCILDNNRPSCECPQGFSLIDPNTTNGDCKPNFTPSCDENESNEGEDVFDFIELTNIDWPFSDFVSLNPSDEQTCRTSCLKDCFCAVAIYRDNQCWKKQLPLTNGYKDPAYNVKALLKYRKSDGPSGTGENRENRSGTGKDKSRTSWIFVGSVLLELVNATDGFKKELGRGAFGIVYKGEIGTTTVAVKKLETVVQDVQKEFKTEVNTIARTHHKNLVQLLGYCDDDEQRLLIYEYMSNGTLAVFLFGDKKPSWKQRTYIAVGVAKGLTYLHEDCSNRIIHCDIKPQNILLDDYYNAKIADFGLAKLLMINQSRTNTGIRGTKGYVAPEWFRNTPVTFKVDVYSFGVLLFEIISCRKSVVIDDDAEDVAVLTDLAWDCYQEGRLDAFVGNDMEALDDLEKLTTFMMVGLWCVQENPSMRPTMKKVIQMLEGEIEVTEPPCPFPFSVTTI, encoded by the exons ATGGCCTTAATTCCAATTTGTCTCATCTCTCTAGCCATGTTGCTACATTTTGTAGCAGCACAGCAGACTAATGGTTCTGTATCTGTTGGTGCATCACTCACAGCTACGCCTGATGCTAAACCATGGCTTTCGTCTTCTGGTGAATTTGCCTTTGGATTCAAACAAATTCAAGGAACAGATAAATTTTTGTTATCCATATGGTATGACAAGATTCCTAATAAAACCATCATCTGGTATCCAGAAGATGGTCCAACGGTAGCTACAGGATCCAAAGTTGACCTTGTTAATAGGCGTGGGCTCGTACTCAGGGATCCTCAAGGCAAAGAGGTATGGAGTTCTGGGTCCATTTCCGATCTTGCAAACGGTTATATGAATGATACTGGTAACTTCGTGATCGTGGGTAGAAATTCTTCAAATATATGGGAAAGTTTTGATCATCCAGCAGACACCATAGTGCCTACTCAGGTTGTGGCTAGAGGTGGACCAGCAATCAACTCCAGAATGGGCGAAACAAACTTTGCTGGTGGAAAATTCCAGTTACGTATGCTTCTAGATGGAAATCTTGTTCTTAATACTCGAGATAGGTTTACTGGTACTCCTGATAATGCTTACTATATAAGTAACACTCTTGATTCCACCAATTCAACGAATTCTGGTGACCAGTTGATCTTTGATGCAACGGGGTACATGTATATATTGAGAAGAAATGGCCAAAGAGTTACTCTTACAGAAGACTCACCTCCTTCTGGAGATTACTATCACAGAGCTACTCTTGATTCTGATGGGGTTTTTACTCAATACTACTATCCAAAGAATGGCACAGAGACTACAAGCTGGGAAGTTGCATGGTTTGTTCCAGAAAACATATGCACGAGTAGAGACAGCAAAGCATGTGGGCTAAACAATGTATGCATCCTTGATAACAATCGACCAAGCTGTGAATGCCCACAGGGGTTCTCATTGATTGATCCCAATACTACAAATGGTGACTGCAAGCCTAATTTCACTCCGAGTTGTGATGAAAACGAGTCAAATGAAGGGGAAGATGTGTTTGATTTCATAGAGCTCACAAACATTGATTGGCCGTTTTCTGACTTTGTGAGCCTGAACCCGAGCGACGAACAAACCTGTAGAACTTCCTGCTTGAAAGATTGTTTCTGTGCAGTTGCAATTTACAGGGACAACCAATGTTGGAAGAAGCAGCTTCCACTTACCAATGGATATAAAGATCCTGCATATAATGTGAAGGCCCTCCTGAAATATAGAAAAAGTGATGGTCCTTCTGGAACAGGAGAAAATAGAGAAAATAGAAGTGGAACTGGAAAAGATAAAAGCAGAACAAGTTGGATATTCGTGGGATCAGTTCTACTAG AACTAGTCAATGCTACTGATGGTTTCAAGAAAGAATTGGGAAGGGGGGCTTTTGGGATAGTCTATAAAGGTGAAATAGGGACAACAACCGTAGCGGTTAAGAAGCTGGAAACTGTGGTTCAAGATGTCCAAAAGGAATTCAAAACTGAGGTCAATACAATTGCAAGGACTCATCACAAGAATTTGGTGCAGCTTCTTGGctattgtgatgatgatgagcaGAGGCTATTGATCTACGAATACATGAGTAACGGCACTTTGGCAGTGTTTCTTTTTGGAGACAAGAAACCTAGTTGGAAACAAAGGACCTATATCGCCGTCGGCGTTGCAAAGGGACTCACCTATCTCCATGAAGATTGTAGCAACCGGATCATCCACTGTGATATAAAGCCTcagaatatacttcttgatgatTACTACAATGCTAAGATTGCTGACTTTGGATTGGCAAAACTTTTGATGATTAATCAAAGTCGAACGAACACCGGAATTAGAGGAACaaaaggatatgttgctcctGAATGGTTTAGGAACACCCCTGTCACGTTCAAGGTTGATGTCTATAGCTTTGGTGTCTTGCTATTCGAGATCATTTCATGCCGAAAGAGTGTCGTTATTGATGATGATGCCGAAGATGTGGCTGTTTTAACGGATTTGGCATGGGATTGCTATCAAGAAGGCAGGCTGGATGCGTTCGTCGGGAATGATATGGAGGCCTTGGATGATTTGGAGAAGCTAACAACAtttatgatggttggtctttggTGTGTACAAGAAAATCCTTCAATGAGGCCAACCATGAAAAAGGTCATCCAAATGCTTGAAGGAGAAATTGAAGTGACCGAACCTCCATGCCCATTCCCTTTCTCTGTTACCACCATCTAG
- the LOC110876504 gene encoding G-type lectin S-receptor-like serine/threonine-protein kinase LECRK2 isoform X1, producing the protein MALIPICLISLAMLLHFVAAQQTNGSVSVGASLTATPDAKPWLSSSGEFAFGFKQIQGTDKFLLSIWYDKIPNKTIIWYPEDGPTVATGSKVDLVNRRGLVLRDPQGKEVWSSGSISDLANGYMNDTGNFVIVGRNSSNIWESFDHPADTIVPTQVVARGGPAINSRMGETNFAGGKFQLRMLLDGNLVLNTRDRFTGTPDNAYYISNTLDSTNSTNSGDQLIFDATGYMYILRRNGQRVTLTEDSPPSGDYYHRATLDSDGVFTQYYYPKNGTETTSWEVAWFVPENICTSRDSKACGLNNVCILDNNRPSCECPQGFSLIDPNTTNGDCKPNFTPSCDENESNEGEDVFDFIELTNIDWPFSDFVSLNPSDEQTCRTSCLKDCFCAVAIYRDNQCWKKQLPLTNGYKDPAYNVKALLKYRKSDGPSGTGENRENRSGTGKDKSRTSWIFVGSVLLGMSALVIVVLIVVIYVCFFQIQKKKVGNPLPCSTSVETNIPRFTYQELVNATDGFKKELGRGAFGIVYKGEIGTTTVAVKKLETVVQDVQKEFKTEVNTIARTHHKNLVQLLGYCDDDEQRLLIYEYMSNGTLAVFLFGDKKPSWKQRTYIAVGVAKGLTYLHEDCSNRIIHCDIKPQNILLDDYYNAKIADFGLAKLLMINQSRTNTGIRGTKGYVAPEWFRNTPVTFKVDVYSFGVLLFEIISCRKSVVIDDDAEDVAVLTDLAWDCYQEGRLDAFVGNDMEALDDLEKLTTFMMVGLWCVQENPSMRPTMKKVIQMLEGEIEVTEPPCPFPFSVTTI; encoded by the coding sequence ATGGCCTTAATTCCAATTTGTCTCATCTCTCTAGCCATGTTGCTACATTTTGTAGCAGCACAGCAGACTAATGGTTCTGTATCTGTTGGTGCATCACTCACAGCTACGCCTGATGCTAAACCATGGCTTTCGTCTTCTGGTGAATTTGCCTTTGGATTCAAACAAATTCAAGGAACAGATAAATTTTTGTTATCCATATGGTATGACAAGATTCCTAATAAAACCATCATCTGGTATCCAGAAGATGGTCCAACGGTAGCTACAGGATCCAAAGTTGACCTTGTTAATAGGCGTGGGCTCGTACTCAGGGATCCTCAAGGCAAAGAGGTATGGAGTTCTGGGTCCATTTCCGATCTTGCAAACGGTTATATGAATGATACTGGTAACTTCGTGATCGTGGGTAGAAATTCTTCAAATATATGGGAAAGTTTTGATCATCCAGCAGACACCATAGTGCCTACTCAGGTTGTGGCTAGAGGTGGACCAGCAATCAACTCCAGAATGGGCGAAACAAACTTTGCTGGTGGAAAATTCCAGTTACGTATGCTTCTAGATGGAAATCTTGTTCTTAATACTCGAGATAGGTTTACTGGTACTCCTGATAATGCTTACTATATAAGTAACACTCTTGATTCCACCAATTCAACGAATTCTGGTGACCAGTTGATCTTTGATGCAACGGGGTACATGTATATATTGAGAAGAAATGGCCAAAGAGTTACTCTTACAGAAGACTCACCTCCTTCTGGAGATTACTATCACAGAGCTACTCTTGATTCTGATGGGGTTTTTACTCAATACTACTATCCAAAGAATGGCACAGAGACTACAAGCTGGGAAGTTGCATGGTTTGTTCCAGAAAACATATGCACGAGTAGAGACAGCAAAGCATGTGGGCTAAACAATGTATGCATCCTTGATAACAATCGACCAAGCTGTGAATGCCCACAGGGGTTCTCATTGATTGATCCCAATACTACAAATGGTGACTGCAAGCCTAATTTCACTCCGAGTTGTGATGAAAACGAGTCAAATGAAGGGGAAGATGTGTTTGATTTCATAGAGCTCACAAACATTGATTGGCCGTTTTCTGACTTTGTGAGCCTGAACCCGAGCGACGAACAAACCTGTAGAACTTCCTGCTTGAAAGATTGTTTCTGTGCAGTTGCAATTTACAGGGACAACCAATGTTGGAAGAAGCAGCTTCCACTTACCAATGGATATAAAGATCCTGCATATAATGTGAAGGCCCTCCTGAAATATAGAAAAAGTGATGGTCCTTCTGGAACAGGAGAAAATAGAGAAAATAGAAGTGGAACTGGAAAAGATAAAAGCAGAACAAGTTGGATATTCGTGGGATCAGTTCTACTAGGTATGTCTGCGCTAGTAATTGTTGTGTTAATTGTTGTGATTTATGTGTGTTTCTTTCAAATCCAAAAGAAGAAGGTCGGAAATCCACTTCCATGTAGTACAAGTGTTGAAACTAACATACCTCGTTTTACATATCAAGAACTAGTCAATGCTACTGATGGTTTCAAGAAAGAATTGGGAAGGGGGGCTTTTGGGATAGTCTATAAAGGTGAAATAGGGACAACAACCGTAGCGGTTAAGAAGCTGGAAACTGTGGTTCAAGATGTCCAAAAGGAATTCAAAACTGAGGTCAATACAATTGCAAGGACTCATCACAAGAATTTGGTGCAGCTTCTTGGctattgtgatgatgatgagcaGAGGCTATTGATCTACGAATACATGAGTAACGGCACTTTGGCAGTGTTTCTTTTTGGAGACAAGAAACCTAGTTGGAAACAAAGGACCTATATCGCCGTCGGCGTTGCAAAGGGACTCACCTATCTCCATGAAGATTGTAGCAACCGGATCATCCACTGTGATATAAAGCCTcagaatatacttcttgatgatTACTACAATGCTAAGATTGCTGACTTTGGATTGGCAAAACTTTTGATGATTAATCAAAGTCGAACGAACACCGGAATTAGAGGAACaaaaggatatgttgctcctGAATGGTTTAGGAACACCCCTGTCACGTTCAAGGTTGATGTCTATAGCTTTGGTGTCTTGCTATTCGAGATCATTTCATGCCGAAAGAGTGTCGTTATTGATGATGATGCCGAAGATGTGGCTGTTTTAACGGATTTGGCATGGGATTGCTATCAAGAAGGCAGGCTGGATGCGTTCGTCGGGAATGATATGGAGGCCTTGGATGATTTGGAGAAGCTAACAACAtttatgatggttggtctttggTGTGTACAAGAAAATCCTTCAATGAGGCCAACCATGAAAAAGGTCATCCAAATGCTTGAAGGAGAAATTGAAGTGACCGAACCTCCATGCCCATTCCCTTTCTCTGTTACCACCATCTAG
- the LOC110930659 gene encoding G-type lectin S-receptor-like serine/threonine-protein kinase LECRK3, giving the protein MALVSLRSIIFLTILLHFVASQQTNGSVSVGASLSATPDAKPWLSSSGEFAFGFQQVQGKDNFLLSIWYEKIPEKTIIWYPEGGPTVSTGSKVGLVDRRGLVLCDPQGKEIWSSGSISDLAYGYMNDTGNFMIVGSNSRNIWESFDHPADTILPTQVMARGGVINSKMGKTNFAGGRFQLRLLQDGNLVLNTLDTFSGSPANAYYTSGTRDSSNSTNSGFQLVFDATGYMYILRRNGERVGLTTRSSVPSGDYYHRATLDFDGVFTQYYYPKNPTEATSWKIIWFVPENICATKDSKACGLNNVCSLDDNRPSCECPLGFSLLDPNIPYGDCKPDFTPSCDEGESDHGGDVLDFMELNNIDWPSSDYVHMNPSNEQTCRTSCLNDCFCAVAIYRDSQCWKKQLPLANGKKDPSQNVKAFLKYKKIDGPSGAGENKSGTRENTSRKTLISVGSALLSAFFLGM; this is encoded by the coding sequence ATGGCGTTAGTCTCACTGCGTTCCATCATCTTTCTAACTATTTTGCTACATTTTGTAGCTTCACAACAGACTAATGGTTCTGTATCTGTTGGTGCATCACTTTCAGCAACACCTGATGCCAAACCATGGCTTTCATCTTCTGGTGAATTTGCCTTTGGGTTCCAACAAGTTCAAGGAAAAGATAACTTCTTGTTATCCATATGGTATGAGAAGATACCTGAAAAAACCATCATTTGGTATCCAGAAGGTGGTCCAACAGTGTCCACAGGATCCAAAGTTGGCCTGGTTGATAGGCGTGGACTCGTACTTTGTGATCCTCAAGGCAAAGAGATATGGAGTTCTGGGTCAATATCTGACCTTGCATATGGTTATATGAATGATACGGGCAACTTCATGATCGTGGGTAGCAATTCTCGCAATATTTGGGAAAGTTTTGATCATCCAGCAGATACCATATTGCCTACTCAGGTTATGGCTAGAGGTGGAGTAATCAACTCCAAAATGGGCAAAACAAACTTCGCTGGTGGAAGATTCCAGTTACGTCTGCTTCAAGATGGGAATCTTGTTCTTAATACTCTTGATACGTTTTCTGGTTCTCCTGCTAATGCTTACTATACCAGTGGCACACGTGACAGCTCTAATTCAACAAATTCTGGTTTCCAACTGGTTTTTGATGCGACAGGATACATGTATATATTGAGAAGAAATGGAGAAAGAGTTGGCCTTACTACAAGAAGCTCAGTTCCTTCTGGAGATTACTATCACAGAGCTACTCTTGATTTCGATGGGGTTTTTACTCAATACTACTATCCCAAGAATCCCACTGAGGCTACAAGTTGGAAAATTATATGGTTTGTACCAGAAAACATATGTGCAACTAAAGATAGCAAAGCATGTGGTCTAAACAATGTTTGCAGCCTTGATGACAATCGGCCAAGCTGTGAATGCCCACTAGGGTTCTCTTTACTTGATCCCAATATTCCATATGGTGACTGCAAACCTGATTTCACTCCGAGCTGTGACGAAGGTGAGTCAGATCATGGGGGAGATGTGCTTGATTTCATGGAGCTCAATAATATTGATTGGCCATCTTCTGACTATGTGCACATGAACCCGAGTAATGAACAAACCTGTAGAACTTCCTGCTTGAACGATTGTTTCTGTGCAGTTGCAATTTACAGGGACAGCCAATGTTGGAAGAAGCAGCTTCCACTTGCGAATGGAAAGAAAGATCCATCACAAAATGTGAAGGCCTTCCTGAAATATAAGAAAATCGATGGTCCTTCTGGAGCAGGAGAAAATAAAAGTGGAACACGAGAAAATACAAGTAGAAAAACTTTGATATCCGTGGGATCAGCCCTCTTAAGTGCATTTTTCTTAGGAATGTAG